The Niastella koreensis GR20-10 genome includes a window with the following:
- a CDS encoding CAP domain-containing protein: MKRDMCRLIGFNIVFISIFLTIAGCKSSKSTTTSNTAYSEGYGGSGSIPRTVPRTSSTRPGGVVTEKKVVVTPTTPVIEANLAPGLERDILSLVNDYRKTKKLPPLANNGAMEYQARRHSMDMGTHRVPFGHQGFTFRMKYVFDKIPGSTQVGENIAYGNLSAKAVVTGWINSPEHRKNMEGNFKYTGIGVTRNMQNQLYFTQLFAK; this comes from the coding sequence ATGAAACGGGATATGTGCAGACTCATCGGTTTTAATATTGTTTTCATTAGTATTTTTTTAACAATAGCAGGTTGTAAATCATCAAAATCAACTACAACCAGCAATACCGCCTATAGCGAGGGTTATGGCGGCAGCGGGTCTATTCCCAGAACAGTGCCCCGCACCAGCAGTACAAGACCCGGTGGGGTAGTTACCGAAAAGAAAGTGGTGGTAACGCCCACTACGCCCGTGATTGAAGCCAACCTGGCGCCGGGTTTGGAGCGGGACATCCTGAGCCTGGTGAACGATTACCGCAAAACAAAAAAACTACCGCCTTTGGCAAATAATGGTGCCATGGAATACCAGGCCCGCCGCCATAGTATGGATATGGGCACCCATCGCGTACCATTCGGACACCAGGGCTTTACTTTCCGCATGAAATATGTTTTTGACAAGATCCCCGGCTCCACCCAGGTAGGCGAGAATATAGCCTATGGTAACCTCTCCGCCAAAGCAGTAGTAACCGGCTGGATCAACAGCCCCGAACACCGCAAGAATATGGAAGGGAATTTTAAGTATACAGGAATAGGCGTTACCCGTAATATGCAGAATCAGCTTTACTTTACGCAGTTGTTTGCCAAGTAA
- the fbp gene encoding class 1 fructose-bisphosphatase, producing MTTINRNVSTLDEFTIQQLRDFPKATGELSGLLRDIGLAAKRVNVEVNKAGLVDILGEAGAINVQGEDVKKLDVFANNQFTGVLQHGISCAGIASEELDDYVAFNDEVSKNSKYVCLYDPLDGSGNIDVNVSIGTIFTVYRRVSPIGTIATKEDFLQPGRKQVAAGYIIYGSSTMLVYATRRGVNGFTLDPSIGEFCLSHPNIKCPEFGKIYSVNHGNFFQYDKAVQKYIDICQKKNKDTGGPYTQRYIGSMVADVHRNLIKGGIFMYPGTIEKPKGKLRLLYECNPFAFICEVAGGRATNGKDRILDVEPTELHQRSPMFIGSRGMMDELDECLKIQA from the coding sequence ATGACCACTATTAACAGAAATGTATCAACCTTAGATGAGTTTACTATCCAGCAATTACGGGATTTTCCTAAAGCTACCGGCGAACTGAGCGGACTGTTACGCGATATTGGCCTGGCTGCCAAGCGGGTAAATGTGGAAGTAAATAAGGCCGGACTGGTAGACATTCTGGGGGAGGCGGGCGCTATTAACGTACAAGGTGAAGATGTAAAAAAGCTGGACGTTTTTGCCAACAACCAGTTTACCGGGGTATTGCAACATGGCATCAGCTGCGCCGGTATTGCCAGCGAAGAGCTGGACGATTATGTAGCTTTCAATGATGAAGTAAGCAAGAACTCAAAATACGTTTGCCTGTACGACCCGTTAGATGGTAGTGGTAATATCGACGTGAATGTGTCTATTGGTACCATTTTCACCGTGTACCGCCGGGTAAGCCCGATAGGCACTATTGCAACAAAGGAAGATTTCTTACAACCAGGCAGAAAACAGGTAGCCGCCGGTTACATTATTTATGGCAGTTCTACTATGCTGGTGTATGCCACCCGCCGCGGGGTAAATGGTTTTACGCTCGATCCTTCTATTGGCGAATTCTGTTTAAGCCATCCCAATATCAAATGCCCTGAGTTTGGAAAGATCTATTCTGTTAACCATGGTAATTTTTTCCAGTACGATAAAGCCGTTCAGAAATATATCGACATCTGCCAGAAAAAGAACAAAGATACCGGTGGTCCGTATACGCAACGGTATATTGGCAGCATGGTGGCCGATGTGCACCGCAACCTGATTAAAGGAGGTATTTTCATGTACCCGGGTACTATAGAAAAACCTAAAGGCAAACTGCGTTTGCTGTATGAGTGCAATCCGTTTGCATTTATTTGCGAAGTGGCCGGTGGCCGCGCTACCAACGGTAAAGACAGAATTCTGGATGTAGAACCTACCGAACTGCACCAGCGCAGCCCCATGTTCATCGGCAGCCGCGGTATGATGGATGAGCTGGATGAATGTTTGAAAATACAGGCCTAA
- a CDS encoding aspartate kinase: MNVFKFGGASVSNTERIQQVGHILKSYQGEELLIVISAMGKTTNALEKVVEAFYAGKKEEALQLFNIIKQSHLTQAKFLLVTTYNEALDHLLNFFTEVEWLLHDKPVQPFDYYYDQVVCIGELLSTVIVSAYLNEIGFANHWIDVRDVIRTDDNFRDANIDWHYTGERVENLVMPLLKEYKAIVTQGFIGSTDENESTTLGREGSDYTAAVFANLLNAAGQFIWKDVEGVMSADPKEFPDAQLLHELNYDEVIEMAYYGAQVIHPKTIKPLQNKGIPLYVKCFLDKDLTGTVIHNKTLKGLPPIVVLKQNQALIQLHSKDFSFVGEKPVADLYQLLADTKIKPNLMQTGAVTIQVCLDNHAEKIEKLALAASDIFEVQVEKGLTLLTIRHYNDAILQKMVAGHTIELLQQTPQTVQVVLKKS, translated from the coding sequence ATGAACGTATTCAAATTCGGCGGTGCAAGTGTTAGTAATACGGAAAGGATCCAGCAGGTTGGACATATATTAAAATCATACCAGGGTGAGGAATTGCTCATTGTTATTTCAGCTATGGGAAAAACCACCAATGCCCTGGAGAAAGTAGTAGAAGCTTTTTATGCCGGTAAAAAAGAGGAAGCGTTGCAGTTGTTTAATATAATCAAGCAAAGTCACCTTACCCAGGCCAAATTTCTGCTGGTCACCACCTACAACGAAGCGTTGGACCACCTTCTTAATTTTTTTACAGAAGTAGAATGGCTGTTGCACGATAAACCGGTGCAGCCATTCGATTATTATTACGACCAGGTAGTGTGTATTGGCGAGTTATTGTCGACTGTAATAGTAAGCGCTTACCTAAACGAAATCGGTTTTGCAAATCATTGGATAGATGTGCGGGACGTTATTCGCACGGACGATAATTTCCGCGATGCCAATATCGACTGGCACTATACCGGCGAACGGGTTGAAAACCTCGTTATGCCGCTGTTGAAAGAATACAAGGCCATCGTAACGCAGGGTTTTATCGGTTCAACCGATGAAAATGAAAGCACCACCCTGGGCCGGGAAGGAAGTGATTACACTGCGGCCGTGTTTGCGAACCTGTTAAACGCTGCCGGACAATTCATCTGGAAAGATGTGGAAGGTGTAATGAGCGCCGACCCCAAGGAGTTCCCCGACGCCCAGTTATTACATGAGTTAAATTATGATGAGGTGATTGAGATGGCGTATTACGGGGCACAGGTAATTCACCCAAAGACCATCAAGCCGCTGCAGAATAAAGGCATTCCCCTGTATGTAAAATGCTTTCTCGATAAAGACCTCACCGGCACCGTTATTCATAATAAAACGCTGAAAGGACTGCCGCCAATTGTTGTGTTGAAACAAAACCAGGCGCTGATCCAACTGCATTCAAAAGACTTTTCGTTTGTGGGTGAGAAACCTGTTGCCGATCTGTACCAATTACTGGCCGATACCAAAATAAAACCCAACCTCATGCAAACCGGCGCGGTTACCATCCAGGTTTGCCTGGATAACCATGCGGAGAAAATAGAGAAACTGGCCCTGGCCGCTTCCGATATATTTGAGGTGCAGGTTGAAAAAGGATTAACCCTGCTTACAATCCGGCATTATAATGATGCTATTCTGCAGAAAATGGTAGCGGGGCATACTATAGAGTTGTTGCAACAGACGCCGCAGACGGTTCAAGTGGTATTAAAGAAATCATAG
- a CDS encoding MBL fold metallo-hydrolase, with amino-acid sequence MEFKILSHAGLLIKNKSGRSLICDPWLVGSSYWRSWWNYPPVSKDLINSLQPDFIYLTHIHWDHFHGDSLKKFRPGIPIIVPKGNYSRMKDDLFYLGYTNIIELKHGERYQIDEHFSITSYQFWMFLDSALLIECDGVILLNLNDSKHMGLTLKQIVRKHKPIDFVFRSHSSANERLSYEVVDEPGAPVDDLERYIKEFAQTARATKAKYAIPFASNHCHLHKDSFHFNQYIQHPVLVEDYFKQHKIPSPIVRVMVSGDSWSSTNGFTISDKDWFTNRSTILAEYLEQQSESLEKFYLQENKTEIDKQVVVDYFEKFTSTLPFFVKRYFKNVNFTYVLSAGGATKYIYQINIHQGKVMELPPDTPLDHGKYPLQIHTTAFIFLRGIEFKIFSHMCIGKRVFYKVTSQHKKYMEALNLVFNAYEYDLLPLHRLFTWRSVESWSMRWREVILYMQLAKDKLIYGKLDLDKYLR; translated from the coding sequence ATGGAATTCAAAATCTTATCCCATGCCGGTTTATTAATAAAAAATAAATCGGGCAGGTCCCTGATATGCGATCCCTGGTTAGTTGGCAGTAGTTACTGGCGCTCGTGGTGGAATTATCCGCCGGTTAGTAAAGACCTCATCAACTCCCTGCAACCCGATTTCATTTACCTTACTCATATTCACTGGGACCATTTTCACGGCGACTCCTTAAAAAAGTTCAGACCCGGTATTCCCATCATTGTTCCCAAGGGTAATTACTCCCGTATGAAGGATGACCTGTTTTACCTGGGTTACACGAATATTATTGAACTGAAACATGGGGAGCGCTACCAGATAGATGAACACTTCAGTATAACCTCATACCAGTTCTGGATGTTTCTCGACAGCGCCCTGCTTATTGAATGCGATGGTGTAATATTGTTGAACCTGAACGACAGCAAACACATGGGGCTTACGCTGAAACAAATAGTGCGCAAACACAAACCCATCGACTTTGTTTTCAGAAGCCATAGTTCGGCCAATGAACGGTTATCGTATGAGGTGGTTGATGAACCTGGCGCACCTGTTGATGACCTGGAGCGGTACATCAAAGAATTTGCCCAAACCGCCAGGGCCACCAAAGCCAAATACGCCATTCCGTTTGCCAGCAACCATTGTCATTTACACAAAGACTCTTTTCATTTCAACCAGTACATTCAACACCCGGTGCTGGTGGAAGATTATTTTAAACAACACAAAATACCCTCACCCATAGTCAGGGTAATGGTTTCGGGCGATAGCTGGTCATCTACCAACGGGTTTACCATCAGCGATAAAGACTGGTTCACCAACCGCTCAACAATACTGGCGGAGTATTTAGAGCAGCAATCGGAAAGCCTGGAGAAATTCTATTTGCAGGAAAATAAAACCGAGATAGATAAACAGGTGGTGGTTGATTATTTTGAGAAGTTTACCAGCACGCTGCCATTCTTTGTGAAGCGTTATTTCAAAAATGTGAACTTCACTTATGTATTGTCAGCGGGCGGCGCCACCAAATACATTTACCAGATAAACATTCACCAGGGCAAAGTAATGGAGTTGCCACCCGATACGCCATTAGACCATGGCAAGTACCCTCTGCAAATACACACAACCGCCTTTATTTTTTTGCGGGGAATTGAATTCAAAATCTTCTCCCATATGTGTATTGGCAAACGTGTATTTTATAAAGTCACCTCACAACACAAAAAATATATGGAGGCGCTGAACCTGGTCTTCAACGCCTATGAATACGATCTGTTACCGCTGCACCGCTTATTCACCTGGCGATCGGTTGAATCGTGGTCCATGCGGTGGCGGGAAGTTATTTTGTACATGCAATTGGCTAAAGACAAGCTTATTTATGGGAAGCTGGATTTGGATAAATACCTGAGGTAG
- a CDS encoding MutS-related protein, with the protein MSTTHSFYEEKVQHYIDELTRLRPYATGVAALRLTCFGALAWAVYKWASVHSTAWIIATLLLAICFAILVRIAWRMNDRKALLEKLLFINNNEVNVLHNRPNQFDNGGKFLSYGSISGDLDVFGAGSLFLLLNRTTTWHGTKQLADLLNEPLLSSAAIYDQQQAVRTLSTQRELGQLITAHGLLNGEKEGNLNDIGNWLQQPQVIHGNRFINVLRYLTPLYSAIFLFNWLATGSYGLLIPVIFINWAIIGRYAKRIQQQHTLLGKKEAILIQYASILSLFVKVETGDSELLKKEKDKAAEAHLSVKKLSRLSAMFDQRLNLFINIFLNSFLMYDIQCLWALESWKKQHKDRFNEWIHTVGMIESLNSLATFAYNNPGYQYATINTETLSIAATQIAHPLIPAEGRVANDCSFGINEKLVLVTGSNMSGKTTFLRTLGINLILAQCGAPVCAATFSFTPMVIRGSIRVSDSLQEQTSYFMAELKRLQQIIHFLQQQTTPVLILIDEILRGTNSEDKTYGSEQFIKKLIRYRCLTLFATHDLTLSRLEDELPKQVSNYCFESTIRNGELLFDYTLQRGVAKNKNASFLMEKMEII; encoded by the coding sequence ATGTCAACAACCCATTCTTTTTACGAAGAGAAAGTGCAGCACTATATTGATGAACTGACCCGGTTAAGACCTTACGCTACCGGGGTGGCTGCGTTGCGATTGACCTGTTTTGGCGCGTTAGCCTGGGCTGTTTACAAATGGGCCAGCGTGCATAGTACTGCTTGGATAATTGCTACGCTGTTGCTGGCTATTTGTTTTGCTATTTTGGTGCGTATTGCCTGGCGGATGAATGACCGGAAAGCGTTATTGGAAAAGTTGCTGTTTATAAATAATAACGAAGTGAATGTACTGCATAACAGACCGAACCAGTTCGACAATGGCGGGAAGTTTTTGTCTTATGGCAGTATCTCGGGCGACCTGGATGTTTTCGGCGCCGGTTCTTTATTTCTTTTACTCAACCGTACTACCACCTGGCATGGCACCAAACAACTGGCCGATCTGTTGAATGAACCCCTGTTAAGCTCTGCGGCAATCTATGACCAGCAACAGGCTGTTCGTACATTGAGCACACAACGGGAGTTGGGACAATTGATAACAGCGCATGGCCTGTTGAATGGAGAAAAAGAAGGTAACCTGAACGATATTGGTAACTGGTTACAACAACCACAGGTTATTCATGGTAATCGTTTCATCAATGTGCTGCGTTATCTCACGCCTTTGTATAGTGCTATCTTCCTGTTTAACTGGCTGGCCACCGGGAGTTATGGTTTACTGATCCCGGTCATTTTCATAAACTGGGCCATCATTGGCAGGTATGCAAAACGTATTCAACAACAACATACCCTGCTGGGAAAAAAAGAAGCTATCCTTATCCAGTATGCCTCCATCCTATCGCTTTTTGTAAAAGTTGAAACCGGTGATTCGGAGCTGTTGAAAAAAGAAAAAGATAAAGCGGCCGAAGCGCATCTGTCGGTAAAAAAACTGTCCCGGTTATCTGCTATGTTCGATCAGCGGTTGAACCTGTTCATCAATATATTTCTCAATAGCTTTTTGATGTATGATATCCAGTGTTTATGGGCATTGGAAAGTTGGAAAAAACAGCATAAGGACCGGTTCAACGAATGGATCCATACGGTGGGGATGATCGAAAGCCTGAACTCGTTGGCAACTTTTGCCTATAACAATCCTGGTTACCAGTACGCCACCATAAATACCGAAACACTTTCCATTGCTGCCACCCAAATAGCTCATCCGCTGATCCCTGCTGAAGGCCGGGTGGCCAATGATTGTTCATTTGGTATCAATGAAAAACTGGTGCTGGTAACGGGGTCCAATATGAGTGGCAAAACCACCTTTTTGCGTACACTGGGTATTAACCTGATCCTGGCCCAATGCGGTGCGCCGGTTTGTGCTGCCACGTTTTCTTTTACACCCATGGTTATCCGCGGTTCCATAAGGGTAAGCGATTCCCTGCAGGAGCAAACCTCTTATTTTATGGCCGAGTTAAAACGGCTGCAACAGATCATTCATTTTCTGCAACAACAAACCACGCCGGTGTTGATCCTGATCGATGAAATTTTGCGCGGCACCAATTCGGAGGATAAAACCTACGGTTCGGAACAATTCATAAAGAAGCTGATCCGCTACCGTTGTTTAACCTTGTTTGCCACGCACGATCTTACGCTCAGCCGGCTGGAAGATGAACTGCCCAAACAGGTAAGCAACTATTGTTTTGAAAGCACCATCCGTAATGGCGAGTTGTTGTTTGATTATACCCTGCAACGCGGGGTGGCTAAAAATAAAAATGCTTCGTTTTTAATGGAGAAGATGGAGATAATCTAA
- the dnaK gene encoding molecular chaperone DnaK, protein MGKIIGIDLGTTNSCVAVMEGNEPVVIANDEGRRTTPSVVAFLKNGERKVGDPAKRQAITNPHNTIMSVKRFMGRRFDEVTEEISHWSYKVAKGDNNTVRIDIDGRLYTPQEISAMILQKMKKTAEDYLGQEVNEAVITVPAYFNDAQRQATKEAGEIAGLKVSRIVNEPTAAALAYGLDKGKHDQKIAVFDLGGGTFDISVLDMGEGVFEVKSTNGDTHLGGDDFDKVIMDWLANEFKTDEAVDLRKDPMALQRLKEAAEKAKIELSSSTETEINLPYITAVDGVPKHLVKKLSRAKFEQLADKLFERCLKPCEQALKDAGMKTSEIDEVILVGGSTRIPKVQEIVEKFFGKKPNKGVNPDEVVAIGAAIQGAVITGEVKDVLLLDVTPLSLGIETLGNAMTPLIAANTTIPTKKSEIFSTAADNQPGVEIHVLQGDRPLANQNKSLGRFQLTDIPPAPRGMPKIEVIFDIDANGILHVTAKDQGTGKEQKIRIEAGSGLSKEEIEKMKAEAKANEASDKVAREKIDKINQADSLIFQTEKQLKEYGDKIPADKKAPIENALNKLKEAHKSQDIEAIDAASTEMNNAWTAASEELYKATQGQQPGGEQPGAGGNQQQGGNSGGGGENVTDAEFEEVK, encoded by the coding sequence TAATGAACCCGTGGTAATTGCCAACGACGAGGGACGCCGTACCACCCCGTCTGTAGTGGCTTTTTTAAAGAACGGCGAAAGAAAAGTAGGCGATCCGGCTAAACGCCAGGCTATCACCAACCCGCACAATACCATCATGAGCGTTAAACGTTTCATGGGTCGCAGGTTTGACGAGGTGACAGAAGAGATCAGCCACTGGAGCTATAAAGTAGCCAAAGGTGACAATAATACGGTACGTATTGACATAGACGGCCGCTTATATACACCCCAGGAAATTTCAGCCATGATTCTTCAGAAAATGAAGAAAACCGCTGAAGATTACCTGGGTCAGGAAGTAAATGAAGCCGTAATTACTGTTCCGGCCTATTTTAACGATGCACAACGCCAGGCTACTAAAGAAGCCGGTGAAATTGCCGGATTAAAAGTTAGCCGTATCGTGAACGAGCCTACGGCAGCCGCCCTGGCTTACGGTCTTGATAAAGGCAAACACGATCAAAAGATCGCTGTGTTTGACCTTGGTGGCGGTACATTCGATATTTCGGTACTGGACATGGGTGAAGGCGTTTTTGAAGTAAAATCAACCAATGGTGATACCCACCTGGGTGGTGACGACTTTGATAAAGTGATCATGGACTGGCTGGCCAACGAATTCAAAACTGATGAAGCCGTTGACCTGCGTAAAGACCCAATGGCCTTACAACGTTTGAAAGAAGCTGCAGAAAAAGCCAAGATCGAGTTGTCTTCTTCCACTGAAACAGAGATCAACCTGCCATACATCACGGCTGTTGACGGGGTGCCTAAACACCTGGTTAAAAAACTGAGCCGCGCCAAATTTGAGCAGTTAGCCGATAAATTATTCGAGCGTTGTTTGAAACCATGCGAGCAGGCATTGAAAGATGCGGGCATGAAAACATCAGAAATTGATGAAGTGATCCTGGTAGGTGGTAGTACCCGTATTCCTAAAGTACAGGAAATTGTAGAAAAGTTCTTTGGCAAGAAACCAAACAAAGGGGTGAATCCCGATGAAGTGGTAGCCATTGGAGCAGCCATTCAGGGCGCTGTTATCACCGGTGAAGTGAAAGACGTGCTGTTGCTCGACGTAACGCCGCTGAGCCTGGGTATTGAAACCCTGGGTAATGCCATGACACCGTTGATCGCAGCCAACACAACTATTCCAACCAAGAAATCTGAAATATTCTCAACTGCCGCCGATAACCAGCCTGGTGTTGAAATACATGTACTGCAGGGCGATCGTCCGCTGGCCAACCAGAACAAGAGCCTCGGCCGTTTTCAGCTCACAGACATTCCACCTGCACCACGCGGTATGCCCAAGATCGAAGTTATTTTCGACATTGATGCCAACGGTATCCTGCATGTAACAGCGAAGGATCAGGGCACTGGTAAAGAACAAAAGATCAGGATTGAAGCCGGCAGCGGTTTGAGCAAGGAAGAGATTGAAAAAATGAAAGCCGAAGCAAAGGCCAACGAAGCCAGCGACAAGGTAGCCCGCGAAAAGATCGACAAGATCAACCAGGCCGACAGTTTGATTTTCCAAACAGAAAAACAACTGAAGGAATATGGCGACAAGATCCCTGCCGATAAAAAAGCGCCTATTGAAAACGCGCTGAACAAATTGAAAGAAGCGCACAAGTCGCAGGACATTGAGGCCATCGATGCCGCATCAACTGAAATGAACAACGCCTGGACCGCAGCCAGCGAAGAGTTGTACAAAGCTACCCAAGGCCAGCAGCCTGGTGGCGAACAACCCGGAGCCGGTGGCAACCAGCAACAGGGCGGTAACAGCGGCGGTGGCGGTGAAAACGTAACCGACGCCGAGTTTGAAGAAGTGAAATAA